A DNA window from Chloroflexota bacterium contains the following coding sequences:
- the hutP gene encoding hut operon transcriptional regulator HutP (regulates expression of hut operon by antitermination mechanism; forms a homohexamer; binds both magnesium and L-histidine and then binds RNA sequences within the terminator region and destabilizes the terminator structure): MDRIGKAAIMVTMAIGTDLEQPLTEAARESGFLVCKGQIGSMDTQKIVAAIETAARREGIVHGVYGDEHALYHVILEALHGVYRGPFALGNLLRTVGLSFAILRGPRTRGDANDREWIALCLYGSIGAPVKGWEHEVIGLGINHF, encoded by the coding sequence ATGGACCGCATCGGTAAGGCGGCTATTATGGTCACTATGGCCATTGGAACAGACCTGGAACAGCCCCTGACTGAGGCGGCCAGGGAGAGCGGGTTCCTCGTCTGCAAGGGACAAATAGGGTCGATGGATACGCAGAAGATTGTGGCCGCCATAGAGACTGCGGCCAGGCGTGAAGGTATCGTCCATGGCGTCTATGGCGATGAGCATGCGCTCTACCATGTGATTCTGGAAGCTCTCCATGGGGTCTATCGGGGGCCCTTCGCCCTGGGCAACCTGCTCCGCACGGTCGGCTTATCTTTCGCCATCCTGCGAGGACCTAGAACCAGGGGCGACGCCAACGATCGTGAGTGGATTGCCCTCTGCCTCTATGGCAGCATTGGGGCACCAGTTAAGGGCTGGGAACACGAGGTAATCGGTCTGGGTATCAACCACTTCTGA